In the Rhodospirillaceae bacterium genome, CGGCCCATGTCGTCCACGGCGATTACACGCTGACCAGCGCGCCCCAGCGGATGCGCGACCTTGCGCGCCCGCCGACCCTGAACGACACCTACCATACGGCGCTGGCCGACGGCGAAACGCTGCTCGACGCCGGCGCGGTCGAGCGCGCCATCGAGAGCGGCCGCTTTGCCCTCGTCAACCTCTGGCGCAACATCGCGCCGGAGCCGGTGGCGACCCGGCCGCTGGCGCTGTGCGACGCCGAGACCGTGCAGCCGGACGAGCTGGTCGTCTTCGAGATCCACTACAGCGACCGGGTCGGCGAAAACTATTTCGCCAAGCACAACGCGCGCCACCGCTGGGTCTACTGGTCGGGCATGACGCGCGACGAGGCGCTGCTCATCAAGCAGTGGGATTCGGCCGGCGAGTTGGCCCGGACCGGGGGCGCCCGGCCCGACGCCGACGCAGGCGGCCGGTCCAGCACCTTCAGCTTCCACAGCGCCTTCAAGGATCCCGCCACCCCGCCCGACGCCCCCGACCGCTGGAGCATCGAAGTCCGCTGCGCGCTGATCTACGGGTGAGGGGGAAGGCGGATGCCGACCGAGGTTCAGGAAATTCTCGACCGCGTTGAAGCCCAAACCGGACCGCCGGCCGCTGCCCACGCCTGGTTCCATTCCAAGCCCTTGCCCAGCTTCGACGGCGCGCCGCCGGATCAACTGGTGCGCGAGGGCCGGGCCGAAGATATCCATGCCTATCTCGATCGGATCATGGACGGCGGATATGCATGAGTCGGCTGGTGGACCTCGACGCGCTTGAGGCGTTGCCGGACGACCGGATCGATACGAGCGACATCCCGGAGCAGACGGACTGGTCGGGCGCGGTGCGCGGGCTGTTTTACAGTCCGGTCATGCAGCAGATCACGCTGCGGCTGGACGCCGACGTGGTGGCGTGGTTCAAGCGGCAGGCTCCTGGCGGCCGGGGCTATCAGACCGCAATCAACCGGGCCCTGAGGCGGCATGTCGAACGGAGCGAGACCGTTTGGCCGGGATGTCCGTCATCGGTTTGCCGAGGCGGCAGAACGATTTTTCTCGATAACGGCGCAGTCCTGAAGGAGCGATGCACATGAGCGGACCGTATGAGGGTATTCGGATCGTCGATTTGAGCGCGATGCTGTCGGGGCCGTGGGCAACCTCGATCCTGGGCGACCAGGGCGCCGACGTGATCAAGGTCGAGCCGCCCGGCCGGGGCGACCACACCCGTGCGTTCGGCAACCGGCGCGGCGGCCTGTCGTCGGCGTTCCTCAACATCAACCGCAACAAGCGCTCGATCACCCTGGACCTGAAGAAGCCCGGTGGCCGCGACCTGCTGCTGAAGATCGCTGCAACCGCCGACGTCTTCGTGCAGAATTTCCGCCCCGGCGTGGTCGAGCGGCTGGGCGTCGGCTACGACGACATCGCGAAGGTCAATCCGCGGATCGTCTACCTTTCGCTCTCCGGCTTCGGCGAGAAAGGCCCGTGGACCCACAAGCCGGTCTACGACCCGGTGATCCAGGCGCTCAGCGGCCTGACGACCATCCAGGCCGGTTCCGACGGCGAGCGCCCGCGGCTGGTGCGCACCGTTTTGCCCGACAAGCTGTCCGCTATCACCGCCTCCCAGGCGATCGGCGCCGCCCTGTTCCGGCGCGAGCGCACGGGCGCGGGCCAGCATGTCCGCCTGTCGATGCTGGATGCCGTCCTGTCCTTTCTCTGGGCCTCGGACTTCAACGCGCAGACCTGGCCCGGCGCGGACGTTTCCGATCAGGCGGCGGCCAGCGTCATCGACCTGATCTACCAGACGGCGGACGGCTACATGACCGTCGCCGTGATGACCGACAAGGAATGGCGCGGCCTGTGCACGGCGCTGGACCGGGCGGATTGGCTGGCCGACGACCGCTTCGCCACGCCGGCGGCGCGCGCCGCAAATGTCGACGCACGGCTCGAACTGACCCAGCAGGTCTTGCTCGAACGCACCACCGGCGAATGGATGGAACGTCTCGAAGCCTGCGGCGTGCCCTGTGCGCCGGCGCTCACCCGGAACGAAGTCGTCGACCATCCGCAGGTCGTCGCCAGCGAGATCCTGATGGACACCGAGCACCATGCCGCCGGCCGGCTGCGCCAGGCCCGCACCGCCGCCCGATTCGAGGGCTCGCCCGCGACCGGGCTGGCCGGCGCGCCGCAGCTCGGCGAGCATTGCTCGGAAATCCTGTCCGAAATCGGCTTGAGCGAGGCGGACATCGCCGGCCTGCACGATAGCGGCGTCATCGGCGGTGAAACCGATCCGGCTTTGGGCGCCTATCCGGAGGCGGCGGAGTAGCGCGCCGGCCGGGCGAAACGGAGCGGATTTCCGAATGCCGGATTATCTGGTCATCGGCGCCGACCGCGGCATCGGCCTCGCCGTCTGCCGGCAACTCGCCGCGCGGGGCGAGACGGTCGTGGCGGCCTGCCTCGGCCGGGGCGAGGCCCATGACGGTTCCGGGGTAGAGGTGATCCCGGAGATCGACGTGACCTCCGGAGCCGCGGTCGCGCGCATGGCCGGGGCGCTGGCGAAGCGGGGCGGCAGGATCGGCCGCCTGATCCATGTCGCCGGCGTGCTCGGCCTCGACGCGCTGGGCAGCCTCGACTTCGGCGACGTGCGCCGGCAGATCGAGATCAACACCATCGGGCCGCTGCGCGCGGTCGAGGCCGCGCTGCCCCATCTGGCGGCCGGCGCCAGGGTCGGGATCGTCACCAGCCGGGTCGGCTCGCTGGCCGACAACGGCACCGGCGGGATGTATGCCTACCGCGTCTCCAAGGCGGGCGCGAACATGGTGGCGCTCAACCTGCATCACGATCTGTCGAAGCGCGGCATCGCCGTGGCGGCGCTCCATCCCGGGATGGTTGCGACCGACCTGACGAAGGATATTCCGGGCGACTTCGACTACATCACGCCCGACGAGGCGGCAGCAGGGCTGATCCGGCGCATGGACGCGCTCAGCCTCGAATCCTCGGGCCGGTTCTGGCATGCCAACGGGGAAGATCTGCCCTGGTGACGGCGGCCTGATCGTCGCCCGGATATGGTCCTCCCCGGGTCTCGCCGCGCCCCGGCCCGGCGGCTATAAGGACGCCTGCCGACCGACCGCCAGGACAGGCCCATGACCGCACCCCTCGACCTGCCGCTCATCCCGACGACGCTCACCGGCAGCTACGTCCAGCCGGACTGGCTGGTCGACCGGGAGAAGCTGACCGGCCGCCCGCCGTCGCGCGCCCGCGGCGACGATATCTGGCGCATCGGCGGCGACGGGCTGGAAGAGGCCCAGGATGCCGCGACCCTGATGGCGATCCGCACCTTCGAGGAGGCCGGCCTCGACATCCTGACCGACGGCGAGATCCGGCGCGAGAGCTATTCCAACCGGTTCCACACGGCCCTCGACGGCATCGACGTCGACAACCCGGCGATGGTGCCGGGGCGCTCGCCGGGCAAGATGATCCCGGTGCCGCGGATTACCGGGCCGCTCGCCCGCCGCCATCCGGTCGAGGCGCGGGATACCGAATTCCTGCGCCGCCACACCGGCCGGCCGATCAAGATGACCCTGCCCGGGCCGTTCACCCTGTCCCAGGTCTCGGTCGACGAGCATTACGGCGACGAGGAGGCCGTCGTCATGGCGCTGGCGGAAATCGTGCGCGAAGAGGTGGCTGACCTGTTCGCCGCCGGCGCCGACATCGTCCAGCTCGACGAGCCCTGGATGCAGGCGCGGCCGGAGAAGGCCAAACGCCTTGCCGTGCCGGCGATCGACCATGCCCTGCGGGACGCCGCCGGCCCGACGATCGTCCATCTGTGTTTCGGCTATGCCTACGCGGTCAAGCAGAAGCCGACCGGCTATTCCTTCCTGCCGGAACTCGACGCCTGCGCCGCCGACCAGATTTCCATCGAGGCGGCCCAGCCGAAGCTCGACCTGTCGATCCTCGAGACGCTGCCGTCCAAGCAGATCATGGTCGGCGTGATCGACCTCGCCGATCCGGCTGCCGAAACCGCCGAAACCGTCGCCGGCCGGCTGCGCCGCGCGCTCGACGTGCTGCCGCCCGAACGCATCGTCGCCGCGCCGGACTGCGGGATGAAATATCTCGACCCGGCGGTCGCCCGCGGCAAGCTCCAGGCCCTGGTCGACGGCGCCGCCATCGTGCGCCGGGAACTGGGCGGATAGGGCGGCTGACTCCGACCTCCCGCCTTCGCGCCCGTCACCGGGCCGTGGGGTGACGGAACGCTCGGACCGACGGGGGAGAAGCTGGATTCGGCGGGCAGGACGGGAAGGTCGTGGCCGTTACCGGCGCTGCACCGAACCCGGATTTCTCACAAGAATTGTCGCCCCGGCCCCCGAGCCGGGGCCCAGGGCTACAGGGTAAAGCGGCGGATAAGGGTCCGGGCGACGGCAACGATCCGCGGCGCTGCGGGGATTGGATTGCAGGGCTGCGAAATCCCCGCCGCCAATCTCTGAACCTACCGCCCGTCGTGCGACTCTGGACCCCGGCTCGGAGGCCGGGGTGACATGAGTCATTATACTAACCGATTATCGTAGAGGAGATTTCTTGCCCGCGAGCCTCGGATGCGCCCATTCCTGTGAGAAATCCCGGTTAGCTGCCGGGATTGAACGCGTAGTCGAACCGCTCCCGGTATTCCGCCAGTTTCACGCGGAACTCGGGCTCGGTTTGCCGGCCGGACGTGGCGTGCGGAGAGTCTTCGGAGACGGCGCTGTAGGGGAAGTCGTCAAGCCGCTGCATGCTCGGCCGGCTCGCCATACGGTCCCACCAGGCCCGGGTCAGCGGATAGGGCTCCAGCCAGAAATCGAGGAATCGGACCATCTCCAATACTTTAACGAAGGGCGCAAGATTGGTTTCCGCCAGCGTAAACCGGTCGCCCATAAGGTAGGGCCGGCCGTCGGCAAGGGCGTGCTCCATCAGTTTGAAGATCATTTCAAACGAACCGATCGCGCGCATGACGTAGGGCGAGGAAACGCCTTCCCTGATGACCGACTGCTGGCGATAAAGCCGGTCGATGCTGGGAATGACTTTCCAGCGTTCCTCCATCTTCTCGCGCGGAACGGTCAGGCGGAATTTCGTGACGAAATTGACGACCGCCGTGGCTTCGAAGGCTCTCTCGTCAAACAGCTTGATCCACTCGTCCATGTAGTATCGTTCGGCCGGGTCGCCGGGCCTCAAAGGCGGGTCGGGCCGCAGATCGTCGATATATTTGCAGATCAGCGAGGATTCGCGGATCGGCTTGCCGTCATGAACGAGCGTCGGCACGACCCCCTGGGGATTGAGCTTGAGATATTCGGGCTGGAACTGGTCCCGGTTCATCAGGATCATTTTGCGGGGGATCCAGTCCGTAATTCCCTTCTCCGCCAGGGTGACGACAACCCGATTGGAACAGATGGAATCGGTTTCTTCGAGATAATACAACTCAAGCGTCATACCGGCCTCCTGCCTCGCGTGTTTTTCAAAAAAATCAACGACTTCAGCATGTGGTTCAGCGGTTGAAGCTGGCTGCATTCCGCCGTTTGCGCGACGGCGCCCAAGACGGCGTTACCGTCATCGTCGCAAAGATCGATGCAAATGGAATCGCCGGAATTCATGAGCCTGTCAACGGCGGCGGGGCCATGCACCGGCGCGGTGGAGCAACATTGCACCACGGGCACGGCGACGGCTTGGCCATGTCTCCGTTTCACGATAATCCGGTTTTGACGCCGGCGGAATTCCTGGAACGCGTAACCGGCCGATAGCGGGCGGCGAACCCGCGGCGACGAAGAATTCTCCGGCAACCCGGAAATGATGGTACAACCGCGACCGCGGTTCGCGGGCCGCCCGCGTTGCGGACCCTTCGGGAGGCTGCATGAACGTCACCGCCTATGCCGCGTCGGTCGGCCATTCGGTCTGGTTCAGCCACGACCTGGGCGAAAGCTGGAACCGCGCCTTCACGCCGACCGGCGGCATCTACAACGAATCCCGGGCCTGGTGCGTCGCGACCCATCCGGCCCGGCCGGGCGACGTGCTGGCGGGCACCGATCTCGGCGTCTACCGCTGGACCGTGGCGGCCGACCGCTGGGAGCATCTGCCCTCGCCCATGGACGGGCTGCACATCCTCCAGATCGGCCAGTCGCCCCACGACCCGGACGTGATCTTCGCCGGCACGCGCCCGGCGCAACTCTACCGCACGGCCGACGGCGGGCGGACCTGGCGACGCTGCGAGATCGGCAACAGCGTGGAATGCGAATTCATCAACACGCCGCGGGTGACGTCGATCCATTTCGACCCGCGCGATCCGGAGACGATCTGGGTCACCATCGAGATCGACGGCGTGTTCGTCAGCCGCGACGGCGGGGAGACCTGGGACAAATGCATCGAAGGGCTGAAGAGCCCGGACACCCACAATCTCGTCTTCTTCGACGACGATGGCGGAGACGGCCGCACCATCCTGTGCTCGACCGAGGAAGGCCTGCACCGCAGCCGCGACGAGGGCCGCAGTTGGCAGTTCGTCGACGTGCCGGACGCGCCCTGGCCCTATTTCCGCTGCATCGCCAGGCGCACGGACAATTCCGGCGTCATGTTCCTTTCGGTCGGCGACAAGCCGTCGGGGGAACGGGGGATGCTGTTCCGCAGCCGCGACAGGGGCGAAACCTGGGACATCGTCGACCTGCCGGAGCCGCCGAACACGACGATCTGGTGGATCGCGACCAACCCGGCGGACCCGGACCTGATCTTCTTCTGCACCATTTTCGGCCAGATCTTCCGCTCGACCGACGGCGGCGAGACCTGGCTCAAAATGCGCCGGGAGCTGGGCGAACTGCGCATGATCGCCTGGCAGCCGGCCGCCTGAATTCGACATATCCCGGGGAGGGAAGCCATGCCGCACAATCTGGAAATGCCGCAATACGTCATCGACCGCATCATGGCCAAGCGCGGCAAGCTGGCGGTGTTCGACCGCTTCGATCCGGCGCGCACGGCCCTGGTCGTCATCGACATGCAGAATTTCTTTGTCGCCGAGGTCGAGACCGCGATCAGCATCGTGCCCAACATCAACCGGCTGGCCGATGTCGTGCGCGACCGCGGCGGGGTCGTCGCCTGGGTGCTGCTGACCGTCGCCGAAGAGATGGGCGGCGAGAGCCAGTGGCCGATCTACCACGACTATTTCTTCACCGAGGCCAAGATGCACGCCCACAAGGATGGCCTGACCGAGGGCAGCGAGGGCCACGCACTCTATCCCGACCTGGTCGTGAAGGACGGCGACATCGTCAGCCGCAAGAACCGGTTCAGCGCCTTCATCCAGGGCGCGTCGGACCTGGACGGGCAGCTCCGGGCCCGCGGCATCGAGAACCTGCTGGTCTGCGGCACGGCAACCAACATGTGCTGCGAATCGAGCGCCCGCGACGCCATGATGATCGGCTATCGCGCCGTCATGGTGCTCGACGGCAACGCGGCGCGCTTCGACGAGGACCATCTCGCCGGCCTGACCAGCTTCTGGCAGAGCTTCGGCGACGTCCGGACGACCGACGACGTGATCGACAACCTGCTGCACGCGCCGGCCG is a window encoding:
- a CDS encoding CmcJ/NvfI family oxidoreductase codes for the protein MTEPATDILFETQSQGAFRYMAPAAESSLYRNGKVLTRRDLDGSDSGFEGIDLESREMSIVDARDLAPEEQPTLAANGFELLDRPTAHPGLDFLDHEAVVRTYYPECVAIMQAATGAATVAAFDHNVRSASGKSDKRRIAGGQQVQGPAHVVHGDYTLTSAPQRMRDLARPPTLNDTYHTALADGETLLDAGAVERAIESGRFALVNLWRNIAPEPVATRPLALCDAETVQPDELVVFEIHYSDRVGENYFAKHNARHRWVYWSGMTRDEALLIKQWDSAGELARTGGARPDADAGGRSSTFSFHSAFKDPATPPDAPDRWSIEVRCALIYG
- a CDS encoding 5-methyltetrahydropteroyltriglutamate--homocysteine methyltransferase; amino-acid sequence: MTAPLDLPLIPTTLTGSYVQPDWLVDREKLTGRPPSRARGDDIWRIGGDGLEEAQDAATLMAIRTFEEAGLDILTDGEIRRESYSNRFHTALDGIDVDNPAMVPGRSPGKMIPVPRITGPLARRHPVEARDTEFLRRHTGRPIKMTLPGPFTLSQVSVDEHYGDEEAVVMALAEIVREEVADLFAAGADIVQLDEPWMQARPEKAKRLAVPAIDHALRDAAGPTIVHLCFGYAYAVKQKPTGYSFLPELDACAADQISIEAAQPKLDLSILETLPSKQIMVGVIDLADPAAETAETVAGRLRRALDVLPPERIVAAPDCGMKYLDPAVARGKLQALVDGAAIVRRELGG
- a CDS encoding cysteine hydrolase codes for the protein MPHNLEMPQYVIDRIMAKRGKLAVFDRFDPARTALVVIDMQNFFVAEVETAISIVPNINRLADVVRDRGGVVAWVLLTVAEEMGGESQWPIYHDYFFTEAKMHAHKDGLTEGSEGHALYPDLVVKDGDIVSRKNRFSAFIQGASDLDGQLRARGIENLLVCGTATNMCCESSARDAMMIGYRAVMVLDGNAARFDEDHLAGLTSFWQSFGDVRTTDDVIDNLLHAPAAAQAAE
- a CDS encoding SDR family oxidoreductase, coding for MPDYLVIGADRGIGLAVCRQLAARGETVVAACLGRGEAHDGSGVEVIPEIDVTSGAAVARMAGALAKRGGRIGRLIHVAGVLGLDALGSLDFGDVRRQIEINTIGPLRAVEAALPHLAAGARVGIVTSRVGSLADNGTGGMYAYRVSKAGANMVALNLHHDLSKRGIAVAALHPGMVATDLTKDIPGDFDYITPDEAAAGLIRRMDALSLESSGRFWHANGEDLPW
- a CDS encoding DUF2384 domain-containing protein — protein: MPTEVQEILDRVEAQTGPPAAAHAWFHSKPLPSFDGAPPDQLVREGRAEDIHAYLDRIMDGGYA
- a CDS encoding CoA transferase, which encodes MSGPYEGIRIVDLSAMLSGPWATSILGDQGADVIKVEPPGRGDHTRAFGNRRGGLSSAFLNINRNKRSITLDLKKPGGRDLLLKIAATADVFVQNFRPGVVERLGVGYDDIAKVNPRIVYLSLSGFGEKGPWTHKPVYDPVIQALSGLTTIQAGSDGERPRLVRTVLPDKLSAITASQAIGAALFRRERTGAGQHVRLSMLDAVLSFLWASDFNAQTWPGADVSDQAAASVIDLIYQTADGYMTVAVMTDKEWRGLCTALDRADWLADDRFATPAARAANVDARLELTQQVLLERTTGEWMERLEACGVPCAPALTRNEVVDHPQVVASEILMDTEHHAAGRLRQARTAARFEGSPATGLAGAPQLGEHCSEILSEIGLSEADIAGLHDSGVIGGETDPALGAYPEAAE
- a CDS encoding BrnA antitoxin family protein — its product is MSRLVDLDALEALPDDRIDTSDIPEQTDWSGAVRGLFYSPVMQQITLRLDADVVAWFKRQAPGGRGYQTAINRALRRHVERSETVWPGCPSSVCRGGRTIFLDNGAVLKERCT
- a CDS encoding glutathione S-transferase family protein, coding for MTLELYYLEETDSICSNRVVVTLAEKGITDWIPRKMILMNRDQFQPEYLKLNPQGVVPTLVHDGKPIRESSLICKYIDDLRPDPPLRPGDPAERYYMDEWIKLFDERAFEATAVVNFVTKFRLTVPREKMEERWKVIPSIDRLYRQQSVIREGVSSPYVMRAIGSFEMIFKLMEHALADGRPYLMGDRFTLAETNLAPFVKVLEMVRFLDFWLEPYPLTRAWWDRMASRPSMQRLDDFPYSAVSEDSPHATSGRQTEPEFRVKLAEYRERFDYAFNPGS